In Camelus dromedarius isolate mCamDro1 chromosome 28, mCamDro1.pat, whole genome shotgun sequence, a genomic segment contains:
- the CXXC1 gene encoding CXXC-type zinc finger protein 1 isoform X2: protein MEGDASDPEPPDAGEDSKSENGENAPIYCICRKPDINCFMIGCDNCNEWFHGDCIRITEKMAKAIREWYCRECREKDPKLEIRYRHKKSRERDSNERDSSEPRDEGGGRKRPAPDPDLQRRAGSGTGVGALLARGSASPHKSSPQPLVATPSQHHQQQQQQQQQQIKRSARMCGECEACRRTEDCGHCDFCRDMKKFGGPNKIRQKCRLRQCQLRARLSPVTPSESLPRPRRPLPTQQQPQPSQKLGRLREDEGAVASSAVKEPPEATATPEPLSDEDLPLDPDLYQDFCAGAFDDHGLPWMSDTEESPFLDPALRKRAVKVKHVKRREKKSEKKKEERYKRHRQKQKHKDKWKHPERSDAKDPASLPQCLGPGCVRPAQPGSKYCSDDCGMKLAANRIYEILPQRIQQWQQSPCIAEEHGKKLLERIRREQQSARTRLQEMERRFHELEAIILRAKQQAVREDEESNEGDSDDTDLQIFCVSCGHPINPRVALRHMERCYAKYESQTSFGSMYPTRIEGATRLFCDVYNPQSKTYCKRLQVLCPEHSRDPKVPADEVCGCPLVRDVFELTGDFCRLPKRQCNRHYCWEKLRRAEVDLERVRVWYKLDELFEQERNVRTAMTNRAGLLALMLHQTIQHDPLTTDLRSSADR from the exons ATG GAGGGGGATGCTTCAGACCCAGAGCCTCCAGATGCTGGGGAGGACAGCAAGTCAGAGAACGGGGAGAATGCGCCCATCTACTGCATCTGCCGCAAACCAGACATCAACTGCTTCATGAT CGGGTGTGACAACTGCAATGAGTGGTTTCATGGGGACTGCATCCGGATCACTGAGAAGATGGCCAAGGCCATCCGGGAGTGGTACTGTCGGGAGTGCCGAG AGAAAGACCCCAAGCTGGAGATCCGCTATCGGCACAAGAAGTCACGGGAGCGAGACAGCAATGAGCGAGACAGCAGTGAGCCCCGGGATGAGGGTGGAGGGCGCAAGAGGCCTGCCCCGGATCCGGACCTGCAGCGCCGGGCAGGGTCAGGGACAGGGGTTGGGGCCCTGCTTGCTCGGGGCTCTGCTTCGCCCCACAAATCCTCTCCACAGCCCTTGGTGGCCACGCCCAGCCAG CATcaccagcagcaacagcagcaacagcagcagcagatcAAAAGGTCAGCCCGCATGTGTGGCGAGTGTGAGGCCTGCCGGCGCACTGAGGACTGTGGCCACTGTGACTTCTGTCGGGACATGAAAAAGTTTGGGGGCCCCAACAAGATCCGGCAGAAGTGCCGGCTGCGTCAGTGCCAGCTTCGGGCCCGG CTCTCGCCGGTGACGCCCTCAGAGTCCCTGCCAAGGCCTCGCCGACCACTGCCCacccagcagcagccacagccaTCACAGAAGCTGGGGCGCCTCCGCGAGGACGAGGGGGCAGTGGCATCGTCAGCAGTCAAGGAGCCACCGGAGGCTACAGCTACGCCTGAGCCCCTCTCGGACGAGGACCTCCCACTGGACCCTGACCTGTATCAGGACTTCTGTGCAGGGGCCTTTGATGACCATGGCCTG CCCTGGATGAGCGACACGGAGGAGTCCCCGTTCCTGGACCCGGCACTGCGCAAGCGCGCAGTGAAAGTGAAGCACGTGAAGCGTAGGGAGAAGAAGTCTGAGAAGAAG AAGGAAGAAAGATACAAGCGGCATCGGCAGAAGCAGAAGCACAAGGACAAATGGAAGCACCCAGAGCGCTCCGATGCCAAGGACCCCGCGTCGCTACCGCAGTGCCTGGGGCCTGGCTGTGTGCGCCCTGCCCAGCCCGGCTCCAAGTATTGCTCAGACGACTGTGGCATGAAGCTGGCAGCCAA CCGCATCTACGAGATCCTCCCCCAGCGCATCCAACAGTGGCAGCAGAGCCCCTGCATTGCTGAGGAGCATGGTAAGAAGCTCCTCGAACGCATTCGCCGGGAGCAGCAGAGCGCCCGCACCCGCCTTCAGGAAATGGAGCGCCGGTTCCACGAGCTGGAGGCCATTATCCTCCGTGCCAAGCAGCAGGCGGTGCGCGAGGACGAGGAG AGCAATGAGGGTGACAGTGATGACACAGACCTGCAGATCTTCTGCGTCTCCTGCGGGCACCCCATCAACCCACGTGTTGCCTTGCGTCACATGGAGCGCTGCTATGCCAAG TACGAGAGCCAGACGTCCTTTGGGTCCATGTACCCCACACGCATCGAGGG GGCCACGCGACTCTTCTGCGATGTTTACAATCCTCAGAGCAAGACGTACTGTAAGCGGCTCCAGGTGCTGTGCCCCGAGCACTCACGGGACCCCAAA GTGCCAGCTGACGAGGTTTGTGGGTGCCCCCTGGTCCGTGACGTCTTTGAGCTCACGGGTGACTTCTGCCGCCTGCCCAAGCGCCAGTGCAACCGGCATTACTGCTGGGAGAAGCTGCGGCGGGCCGAGGTGGACCTGGAGCGCGTGCGCGTG TGGTACAAGCTGGACGAGCTGTTTGAGCAGGAGCGCAACGTCCGCACAGCCATGACAAACCGGGCGGGCTTACTGGCCCTGATGCTGCACCAGACCATCCAGCACGACCCGCTCACAACTGACCTGCGCTCCAGTGCCGACCGCTGA
- the CXXC1 gene encoding CXXC-type zinc finger protein 1 isoform X1: MEGDASDPEPPDAGEDSKSENGENAPIYCICRKPDINCFMIGCDNCNEWFHGDCIRITEKMAKAIREWYCRECREKDPKLEIRYRHKKSRERDSNERDSSEPRDEGGGRKRPAPDPDLQRRAGSGTGVGALLARGSASPHKSSPQPLVATPSQHHQQQQQQQQQQIKRSARMCGECEACRRTEDCGHCDFCRDMKKFGGPNKIRQKCRLRQCQLRARESYKYFPSSLSPVTPSESLPRPRRPLPTQQQPQPSQKLGRLREDEGAVASSAVKEPPEATATPEPLSDEDLPLDPDLYQDFCAGAFDDHGLPWMSDTEESPFLDPALRKRAVKVKHVKRREKKSEKKKEERYKRHRQKQKHKDKWKHPERSDAKDPASLPQCLGPGCVRPAQPGSKYCSDDCGMKLAANRIYEILPQRIQQWQQSPCIAEEHGKKLLERIRREQQSARTRLQEMERRFHELEAIILRAKQQAVREDEESNEGDSDDTDLQIFCVSCGHPINPRVALRHMERCYAKYESQTSFGSMYPTRIEGATRLFCDVYNPQSKTYCKRLQVLCPEHSRDPKVPADEVCGCPLVRDVFELTGDFCRLPKRQCNRHYCWEKLRRAEVDLERVRVWYKLDELFEQERNVRTAMTNRAGLLALMLHQTIQHDPLTTDLRSSADR; this comes from the exons ATG GAGGGGGATGCTTCAGACCCAGAGCCTCCAGATGCTGGGGAGGACAGCAAGTCAGAGAACGGGGAGAATGCGCCCATCTACTGCATCTGCCGCAAACCAGACATCAACTGCTTCATGAT CGGGTGTGACAACTGCAATGAGTGGTTTCATGGGGACTGCATCCGGATCACTGAGAAGATGGCCAAGGCCATCCGGGAGTGGTACTGTCGGGAGTGCCGAG AGAAAGACCCCAAGCTGGAGATCCGCTATCGGCACAAGAAGTCACGGGAGCGAGACAGCAATGAGCGAGACAGCAGTGAGCCCCGGGATGAGGGTGGAGGGCGCAAGAGGCCTGCCCCGGATCCGGACCTGCAGCGCCGGGCAGGGTCAGGGACAGGGGTTGGGGCCCTGCTTGCTCGGGGCTCTGCTTCGCCCCACAAATCCTCTCCACAGCCCTTGGTGGCCACGCCCAGCCAG CATcaccagcagcaacagcagcaacagcagcagcagatcAAAAGGTCAGCCCGCATGTGTGGCGAGTGTGAGGCCTGCCGGCGCACTGAGGACTGTGGCCACTGTGACTTCTGTCGGGACATGAAAAAGTTTGGGGGCCCCAACAAGATCCGGCAGAAGTGCCGGCTGCGTCAGTGCCAGCTTCGGGCCCGG GAATCGTACAAGTACTTCCCTTCCTCG CTCTCGCCGGTGACGCCCTCAGAGTCCCTGCCAAGGCCTCGCCGACCACTGCCCacccagcagcagccacagccaTCACAGAAGCTGGGGCGCCTCCGCGAGGACGAGGGGGCAGTGGCATCGTCAGCAGTCAAGGAGCCACCGGAGGCTACAGCTACGCCTGAGCCCCTCTCGGACGAGGACCTCCCACTGGACCCTGACCTGTATCAGGACTTCTGTGCAGGGGCCTTTGATGACCATGGCCTG CCCTGGATGAGCGACACGGAGGAGTCCCCGTTCCTGGACCCGGCACTGCGCAAGCGCGCAGTGAAAGTGAAGCACGTGAAGCGTAGGGAGAAGAAGTCTGAGAAGAAG AAGGAAGAAAGATACAAGCGGCATCGGCAGAAGCAGAAGCACAAGGACAAATGGAAGCACCCAGAGCGCTCCGATGCCAAGGACCCCGCGTCGCTACCGCAGTGCCTGGGGCCTGGCTGTGTGCGCCCTGCCCAGCCCGGCTCCAAGTATTGCTCAGACGACTGTGGCATGAAGCTGGCAGCCAA CCGCATCTACGAGATCCTCCCCCAGCGCATCCAACAGTGGCAGCAGAGCCCCTGCATTGCTGAGGAGCATGGTAAGAAGCTCCTCGAACGCATTCGCCGGGAGCAGCAGAGCGCCCGCACCCGCCTTCAGGAAATGGAGCGCCGGTTCCACGAGCTGGAGGCCATTATCCTCCGTGCCAAGCAGCAGGCGGTGCGCGAGGACGAGGAG AGCAATGAGGGTGACAGTGATGACACAGACCTGCAGATCTTCTGCGTCTCCTGCGGGCACCCCATCAACCCACGTGTTGCCTTGCGTCACATGGAGCGCTGCTATGCCAAG TACGAGAGCCAGACGTCCTTTGGGTCCATGTACCCCACACGCATCGAGGG GGCCACGCGACTCTTCTGCGATGTTTACAATCCTCAGAGCAAGACGTACTGTAAGCGGCTCCAGGTGCTGTGCCCCGAGCACTCACGGGACCCCAAA GTGCCAGCTGACGAGGTTTGTGGGTGCCCCCTGGTCCGTGACGTCTTTGAGCTCACGGGTGACTTCTGCCGCCTGCCCAAGCGCCAGTGCAACCGGCATTACTGCTGGGAGAAGCTGCGGCGGGCCGAGGTGGACCTGGAGCGCGTGCGCGTG TGGTACAAGCTGGACGAGCTGTTTGAGCAGGAGCGCAACGTCCGCACAGCCATGACAAACCGGGCGGGCTTACTGGCCCTGATGCTGCACCAGACCATCCAGCACGACCCGCTCACAACTGACCTGCGCTCCAGTGCCGACCGCTGA